In a genomic window of Tissierella sp. Yu-01:
- a CDS encoding AbgT family transporter has protein sequence MEKKNTSTKRGFFNRMLDMVEKVGNKLPHPVTLFVLFSLIVIVVSAIAEAANLSVVYDKFVDGELVPVTVEAVSLLNADGLRMILTNAVSNFTSFAPLGTVLVAMLGVGVAEGTGLIQAALRKLVLSTPKKLITAVVVFAGVMSNIASDAGYVVLVPLGAMIFYSFGRHPIAGLAAAFAGVSGGFSANLMVGPTDALLSGISEPAARMMDATYSVPATSNFYFLFVSTILITILGTFVTEKIVEPRLGEYKGKADTKLDEMTKEENRGLIYAGLSLLVYVIIILLLTIPSNGILRNQETFSLLDKSPFINGIVPLIALLFLIPGIAYGIASKSVRSDKDLVNAASNAMSSMGSYLVLAFVAAQFVTFFTWTNLGTILAVKGAEVLEAAGMTGVPLILGFILVTAFINLFIGSASAKWAIMAPIFIPMLMQIGYTPEFTQVAYRIGDSSTNIISPLMSYFAIVIAFANKYDKDVGIGTLVSTMLPFSITFLIGWSILLIIWMILGLPIGPGAFINLPM, from the coding sequence ATGGAAAAGAAGAACACTTCTACTAAGCGTGGATTCTTTAACAGAATGCTTGATATGGTAGAAAAGGTAGGTAATAAGTTACCTCATCCAGTAACATTATTTGTATTATTTAGTTTAATTGTTATAGTTGTATCAGCAATAGCTGAAGCAGCCAATCTATCTGTTGTTTATGACAAGTTTGTAGATGGTGAGTTAGTACCAGTTACAGTAGAAGCAGTAAGTCTATTAAATGCAGATGGACTAAGAATGATTCTAACTAATGCAGTATCTAACTTTACATCATTTGCACCACTTGGAACAGTATTGGTTGCAATGCTAGGAGTAGGGGTAGCTGAAGGAACAGGTCTTATACAAGCTGCTTTGAGAAAGTTAGTATTAAGTACACCTAAGAAGTTGATTACAGCAGTTGTGGTATTTGCTGGTGTTATGTCAAATATAGCATCTGATGCAGGATATGTAGTTTTAGTTCCGCTTGGAGCTATGATTTTCTATAGCTTTGGTCGTCATCCAATAGCTGGACTTGCTGCGGCTTTTGCAGGAGTATCAGGGGGATTTAGTGCAAACTTAATGGTTGGTCCTACTGATGCCTTATTATCAGGAATTAGTGAACCAGCAGCTAGGATGATGGATGCAACATACTCAGTACCAGCTACAAGTAACTTCTATTTCTTATTCGTATCTACAATATTAATAACTATTCTAGGTACATTTGTAACAGAAAAAATTGTTGAACCAAGACTTGGAGAATACAAGGGTAAAGCAGATACCAAGTTAGACGAAATGACTAAAGAAGAAAATAGAGGATTAATATATGCTGGTTTATCTTTATTAGTCTATGTAATTATAATTTTGCTACTAACAATACCATCAAATGGTATATTAAGAAATCAAGAAACATTCTCTTTACTGGATAAATCGCCATTTATTAATGGAATTGTACCATTAATTGCATTATTATTCTTAATACCAGGAATTGCTTATGGAATTGCCTCAAAATCAGTAAGGAGCGACAAAGATTTAGTAAACGCTGCAAGTAATGCGATGAGCTCAATGGGATCTTACTTAGTGTTAGCCTTTGTAGCTGCTCAATTTGTAACATTCTTTACTTGGACAAACCTTGGTACTATTTTAGCTGTAAAAGGAGCAGAGGTTTTAGAGGCTGCGGGTATGACAGGTGTTCCGTTAATATTAGGATTTATTTTAGTTACTGCGTTTATTAATTTATTTATTGGTAGCGCTTCAGCTAAATGGGCTATTATGGCACCAATATTCATTCCAATGTTAATGCAAATCGGATACACACCTGAATTTACTCAGGTTGCTTATAGAATAGGGGACTCATCAACAAATATTATTTCTCCACTTATGTCATATTTTGCAATAGTGATTGCATTTGCAAATAAATACGATAAGGATGTAGGTATTGGAACATTGGTTTCAACTATGTTACCTTTCTCAATCACATTCCTAATTGGATGGAGTATATTATTAATAATTTGGATGATACTTGGTTTACCTATAGGGCCAGGTGCATTTATTAATTTACCTATGTAA
- a CDS encoding response regulator transcription factor, translated as MDQARILVVDDDKEIANAIDKLLTMEGYEVIKAYNGMEALDALVVNNVHLILLDVMMPKLDGLSTTLKIREKKNIPIIILSAKSEDSDKILGLSMGADDYVTKPFNPQELVARVKSQLRRYMHLGDMGNISHDSQILVGGLSLNKDEKQLLVDGDPVKLTPTEYRIMELLMTNAGVVFSAEQIYERVWEEPAYSVENTVMVHIRRIREKIEINPKEPKYLKVVWGIGYKIEKC; from the coding sequence ATGGACCAGGCAAGGATATTAGTAGTCGATGATGACAAGGAGATAGCTAATGCTATAGATAAGCTACTAACTATGGAAGGCTATGAAGTAATAAAGGCATATAACGGTATGGAAGCATTAGATGCATTAGTTGTTAATAATGTACATTTAATTCTTTTAGATGTTATGATGCCAAAACTTGATGGTTTATCAACTACACTGAAGATTAGAGAGAAGAAAAACATTCCGATTATAATTCTATCTGCAAAATCTGAAGATAGTGACAAGATATTAGGTTTATCCATGGGTGCTGATGACTATGTAACTAAGCCATTTAATCCTCAGGAGCTTGTGGCTAGGGTAAAAAGTCAGCTAAGAAGATATATGCACCTTGGTGATATGGGTAATATAAGTCATGATTCACAGATTTTAGTTGGAGGACTTAGCTTAAATAAAGATGAAAAACAATTATTAGTAGATGGTGATCCTGTTAAGTTAACCCCTACAGAATATAGAATTATGGAATTGTTGATGACTAATGCAGGGGTAGTGTTTTCTGCCGAACAGATATATGAACGAGTTTGGGAAGAACCTGCCTACTCCGTTGAAAACACAGTTATGGTCCATATAAGGCGTATCCGCGAAAAGATTGAAATAAATCCTAAAGAGCCTAAATATTTAAAGGTGGTGTGGGGAATTGGATACAAAATTGAAAAATGTTAG
- a CDS encoding HAMP domain-containing sensor histidine kinase has protein sequence MDTKLKNVSRNTITKLIAFILTVILISTAITLLLYVDIKGYNPETIIVSEYKDSSTGFSQDVSDAFHRTYWLMRDRELGNEGEITLPENINYFFYITDGETILTNREDYSREQFAKYKESFFAYEKGRMAYGEDTNPNIITWFDTEEDVTIYVAFPDEYMEKQQETWVAERNILIPIAKVLVISIAVALISIIHLIIVTGRKPEDDELHTNWVDRIYTEILLIAYIPPGLLWIITISWVIHYSNYYTTYNNMSLYIIGIVTAIAAALCGIILLALVRKFKDKRFIRDSLLYKTFYRITDLIKSLFDGRRFAKYPLTKSLHQRQVIFIGASFILVFLTFLFIMIPPMMILPPILEVAIIYWYLKYNNETYDEINKGFNESLEEQMKSERMKVELITNVSHDLKTPLTSIISYVDLLSKEEDLSETAKDYVNILAEKSNRLKNIVSDLFDLAKSTSGNINLDFETIDMKKLIEQTLGDMEDNIEKSGLQIKTILPDNPINIKSDGKKLYRVFQNVIDNALKYSLEGTRIFIELEEIDSRAVATIKNIAGYEMNFTSDEILQRFNRGDKSRTSDGSGLGLSIAESFTNVCGGIFKIDIDGDMFKVIMSFDLV, from the coding sequence TTGGATACAAAATTGAAAAATGTTAGTAGAAATACCATAACAAAACTTATAGCATTTATTTTAACAGTTATTTTAATATCAACTGCAATTACGCTGCTACTATATGTAGATATAAAAGGATATAATCCTGAAACCATAATTGTTAGTGAGTATAAGGATAGTAGTACAGGTTTTAGTCAAGATGTTAGTGATGCATTTCACAGGACATATTGGTTAATGCGGGATAGAGAATTAGGAAATGAAGGTGAAATAACATTACCAGAAAATATTAATTACTTCTTCTATATTACAGATGGTGAAACTATTCTTACTAATAGGGAGGATTATAGTAGAGAGCAGTTTGCAAAATATAAGGAATCATTTTTTGCATATGAAAAGGGCAGAATGGCTTATGGAGAGGATACAAATCCAAATATTATAACATGGTTTGATACAGAAGAGGATGTTACCATTTATGTGGCTTTTCCTGATGAATACATGGAAAAACAACAAGAAACTTGGGTTGCTGAAAGAAATATATTAATTCCCATTGCAAAAGTATTGGTGATTAGTATAGCAGTGGCATTAATATCGATAATTCATCTAATAATTGTTACAGGTAGAAAACCAGAAGATGATGAATTACACACAAATTGGGTGGATAGAATTTATACTGAAATATTACTAATAGCGTATATTCCACCGGGATTATTATGGATTATTACTATTTCATGGGTAATACATTATTCAAATTATTATACTACATATAACAATATGAGCTTATATATTATTGGTATTGTGACTGCTATAGCTGCTGCTTTATGTGGAATAATATTATTGGCTTTGGTAAGGAAGTTTAAAGACAAGAGATTTATTAGAGACTCTTTATTATATAAGACTTTTTATAGAATCACTGATTTAATCAAAAGTCTATTTGATGGAAGAAGATTTGCTAAATATCCACTAACAAAGTCTTTACATCAAAGACAAGTAATATTTATAGGGGCAAGTTTCATCCTGGTGTTCTTAACATTCTTATTCATTATGATTCCACCAATGATGATATTACCTCCAATACTTGAGGTAGCTATTATTTATTGGTATTTAAAATATAATAACGAGACCTATGATGAAATCAACAAGGGATTTAATGAAAGTTTAGAGGAGCAGATGAAATCTGAAAGAATGAAAGTAGAACTTATAACCAATGTTTCTCATGACTTAAAGACTCCATTAACTTCAATAATAAGTTATGTTGATTTATTATCTAAGGAAGAAGACTTATCGGAGACTGCAAAGGATTATGTAAATATTCTTGCAGAGAAATCAAATAGACTAAAAAATATAGTATCTGATTTATTTGATTTAGCTAAGAGTACAAGTGGAAATATCAATTTAGATTTTGAAACAATAGATATGAAAAAGTTAATAGAGCAAACCTTAGGGGATATGGAGGATAACATAGAAAAATCTGGGCTTCAAATAAAGACCATTCTCCCAGATAATCCTATTAATATTAAATCTGATGGTAAAAAGCTATACAGAGTATTTCAAAATGTGATTGATAATGCGCTTAAATATTCCCTTGAAGGAACACGTATATTTATAGAATTAGAAGAGATAGATAGTAGAGCAGTAGCAACTATAAAGAATATAGCAGGCTATGAAATGAATTTTACATCGGATGAGATATTACAGAGATTTAATAGAGGCGACAAATCAAGAACAAGTGATGGAAGTGGTCTTGGATTATCTATAGCAGAAAGTTTTACAAATGTATGTGGTGGGATTTTTAAGATAGATATAGATGGAGATATGTTTAAAGTGATTATGAGCTTTGATTTAGTGTAG
- a CDS encoding PadR family transcriptional regulator has translation MNKDDILSSLILELRRGTIVLSVLSQLNKPTYGYNLVNILAEKGVNIEANTLYPLLRRLEGQGLLESTWETSGTKPRKYYAKTEKGNEISSALKEHWDSMVRSIDKLLEGDVNEK, from the coding sequence TTGAATAAAGATGATATTCTATCAAGTTTAATTCTGGAATTGCGTCGCGGTACCATTGTTCTTAGCGTCTTAAGTCAATTAAATAAACCTACCTATGGCTACAATCTTGTCAATATACTAGCTGAGAAAGGGGTTAATATTGAGGCGAATACCTTGTATCCATTATTAAGAAGATTAGAAGGTCAGGGGTTACTCGAAAGTACATGGGAGACAAGTGGTACAAAACCTAGAAAATACTATGCTAAAACTGAAAAGGGAAATGAGATTTCTAGTGCATTAAAGGAACATTGGGATAGTATGGTAAGAAGTATTGATAAACTTTTGGAGGGTGATGTTAATGAAAAATGA
- the cooS gene encoding anaerobic carbon-monoxide dehydrogenase catalytic subunit has translation MSEKVSERLEGRVSYHDSVEEMLKRIRDDGLSSVFSRWGEQEKIRCNFCLEGLSCQLCTQGPCRISEKAKAFRGVCGIGPDAMAMRNFLMRNIMGAATYGHHAFEAFRTLKATGEGKTSFKITDVDKLKWMCEKLGINTNQDTNKLAIELAELLDREMKTNPDYESKMVEAFAPKKRKEVWKNLNIYPTGVEHEVQNCIASCLTNVDGDHVSLAKKALRLGLSTIYTAQIGLEMTQDILFGTPMPHEVDVDLGIMDPDYVNIAFNGHQPWIGVATLQKAKQEKYQEMAKKAGAKGIHIVGSIETGQEMLQRFPVDDVFVGLMGNWLAIEPFLATGTVDALVMEENCSPPHIDQYAEKYQVSLISVSTIIGVPGTDHHMPYYPAKADEMADKCINVAVENFKKRHGNIEPMVPKHKKKAIAGFSTEAVLKAINNDLSVLVDVIANGQIKGVVALANCATLRNGPHDWNTVNITKELIKRDILVVAGGCGNHGLEVAGMCNMDAVELAGDGLKGVCKALGIPPVLSFGTCTDTGRISMLVTALADHLDVDISDLPIAVTAPEWMEQKATIDGIFAVAYGAYTHLSPTPFITGAPELVKLLTEDVEALTGGKVALGDDPEEAAKDIEAHIISKRQKMGLK, from the coding sequence ATGTCTGAAAAAGTAAGTGAAAGATTAGAGGGACGTGTAAGCTATCACGATTCAGTAGAAGAAATGCTTAAAAGGATAAGAGATGATGGCCTTTCAAGTGTATTCTCTAGATGGGGAGAACAGGAAAAGATACGTTGTAATTTTTGCCTAGAGGGGTTAAGCTGTCAGCTTTGTACACAGGGACCATGTAGAATTAGTGAAAAAGCTAAAGCATTTAGAGGGGTATGTGGTATAGGACCAGATGCCATGGCAATGAGAAACTTCCTAATGCGAAATATAATGGGAGCTGCTACATATGGGCATCATGCATTTGAGGCCTTTAGGACATTAAAGGCTACAGGAGAAGGCAAGACATCCTTTAAGATTACGGATGTGGATAAGCTAAAGTGGATGTGCGAAAAGTTAGGTATCAATACAAATCAGGATACAAATAAATTGGCAATTGAACTGGCAGAGCTTCTTGATAGAGAAATGAAAACGAACCCGGACTATGAAAGCAAAATGGTTGAGGCATTTGCACCGAAGAAGAGAAAAGAAGTATGGAAAAATTTAAATATTTATCCTACTGGAGTAGAGCATGAGGTTCAAAATTGTATAGCAAGCTGTCTAACTAATGTAGACGGAGATCATGTATCTCTTGCTAAGAAAGCTCTTCGATTAGGTTTATCCACTATATATACTGCTCAAATTGGATTGGAAATGACTCAGGATATATTGTTTGGAACTCCTATGCCGCATGAAGTAGATGTTGATTTAGGAATTATGGATCCAGACTACGTAAATATAGCCTTTAATGGTCACCAACCCTGGATAGGTGTAGCTACATTACAAAAGGCAAAGCAAGAAAAATATCAGGAAATGGCTAAAAAAGCTGGAGCAAAGGGAATTCATATAGTTGGTTCAATTGAAACAGGACAGGAGATGCTTCAAAGATTCCCAGTTGATGATGTTTTTGTAGGACTTATGGGTAATTGGTTAGCTATTGAGCCTTTCCTAGCAACAGGAACAGTAGACGCTCTTGTAATGGAGGAAAACTGTTCACCACCACATATTGACCAATATGCAGAAAAATATCAGGTATCATTGATTAGTGTTAGTACTATTATTGGAGTACCAGGTACTGATCATCATATGCCATATTATCCAGCTAAAGCAGATGAAATGGCTGATAAATGTATAAATGTTGCCGTAGAGAACTTTAAAAAGAGACATGGAAATATTGAACCTATGGTCCCAAAACATAAGAAAAAGGCCATAGCAGGTTTCTCAACAGAAGCTGTCTTAAAAGCTATTAATAATGATTTAAGTGTCTTAGTAGATGTTATAGCAAATGGTCAAATCAAAGGAGTGGTAGCATTAGCAAACTGTGCTACATTAAGAAATGGTCCTCATGACTGGAATACTGTAAACATTACAAAGGAACTAATAAAAAGAGATATATTGGTAGTTGCAGGAGGTTGTGGTAATCACGGACTTGAAGTAGCTGGTATGTGCAATATGGATGCAGTCGAATTAGCTGGAGATGGATTAAAGGGAGTTTGTAAAGCTTTGGGAATACCACCAGTACTAAGTTTTGGTACTTGTACAGATACAGGAAGAATATCAATGCTTGTTACTGCTTTAGCTGACCACTTAGATGTTGATATATCGGATTTACCAATAGCTGTAACAGCCCCAGAATGGATGGAGCAAAAGGCTACTATAGATGGTATATTTGCAGTAGCATATGGAGCATATACACATTTATCTCCAACTCCATTTATCACAGGAGCACCAGAACTGGTTAAATTATTAACTGAAGATGTTGAGGCTCTAACGGGAGGAAAGGTTGCATTAGGAGATGACCCAGAAGAGGCAGCCAAGGATATAGAAGCTCACATTATAAGCAAGCGTCAAAAGATGGGACTTAAATAG
- a CDS encoding Ger(x)C family spore germination protein, producing MKKKLLLIIIASILFITGCFSYADMNRVYFSTFEILDKEADSNVSLYAEYFVSDRGDSEQGGIVSRIVLKGKGSSSNEAFTNIQGSATYPIKYDLTRAIGFTEKMARNGIEEDLDFIERDQNITNKLFLFITDADPVEFMNTQMSDEKFLGIWLEDIFIFQEEESRVLSIRSNAYLNERLKGSRISLLPIISISKMPTESRLIVSGAAVMKDNKMVDTVDKEEVPVYKILFLKDKNMKGVFDIIYPDTGAKVALSLLLTRIEERIESIDGELTLIYDLKMYCTIHSVVGKLDLLKKNVRGIVIKEAQEEVNKKCEDFYKKYQDKGIDILDVKLKLNRKYPKMEFEDDIFKSVNIKVNTSITLDGSQNITNTLE from the coding sequence ATGAAAAAAAAACTACTATTAATAATTATTGCTTCGATCCTTTTCATAACAGGTTGCTTTTCCTATGCAGATATGAATAGAGTTTATTTTTCCACTTTTGAAATTCTTGATAAAGAAGCCGATAGTAATGTTTCGCTATACGCGGAGTATTTTGTCTCAGATCGGGGTGATTCAGAACAAGGAGGAATAGTCAGTAGAATTGTTTTAAAAGGTAAAGGGAGCAGTTCTAATGAAGCATTTACAAATATTCAAGGCTCAGCAACTTATCCGATTAAATATGACTTGACAAGAGCCATAGGTTTTACTGAAAAAATGGCTAGAAATGGAATTGAGGAAGATCTTGATTTCATAGAGAGAGATCAAAATATAACCAATAAACTATTCCTTTTCATAACTGATGCTGATCCTGTAGAATTTATGAATACTCAGATGTCAGATGAAAAATTCTTGGGTATCTGGTTAGAGGATATATTCATATTTCAAGAAGAAGAATCAAGAGTACTTTCTATAAGATCAAATGCCTATTTAAACGAGAGACTAAAAGGAAGTAGAATCAGTCTTTTACCTATTATTAGCATATCAAAGATGCCTACTGAAAGCAGATTGATTGTGTCGGGTGCAGCTGTTATGAAGGATAATAAAATGGTTGACACAGTAGATAAGGAAGAAGTACCTGTATATAAAATACTATTTCTTAAAGATAAGAACATGAAAGGAGTTTTTGATATAATATACCCAGATACTGGGGCTAAAGTTGCATTGAGTTTACTTCTAACAAGGATTGAGGAGAGAATCGAATCCATTGATGGTGAATTAACCCTTATTTATGATCTTAAAATGTACTGCACTATACATTCTGTAGTTGGTAAGCTGGATTTGTTAAAGAAAAATGTTAGAGGAATAGTTATAAAAGAAGCTCAAGAAGAAGTCAATAAAAAATGTGAAGATTTTTATAAAAAATATCAAGATAAGGGAATTGATATTTTAGATGTAAAATTAAAACTTAATAGAAAATACCCTAAAATGGAATTTGAAGATGATATATTTAAAAGTGTAAATATTAAAGTCAATACTTCTATTACACTAGATGGAAGTCAAAATATCACCAATACATTAGAATAA
- a CDS encoding spore germination protein, with product MSKLNLETVRKRLENIHDVNYREYKCGSQFFTLVYIESITNIELMSEFIIKPLLTYDKNICNVEEVINDIILLSSATTINKLNDAITQVLSGNILIFFSSFSEVITCEVKGFSFRSVEKSETETVIKGPREGFVESLQVNISSIRRRIKTPDLKVEIFSLGKDSKTDVAMLYLEGESPVELVSYIKEKIKEVSKQDFVFYTNTLEEKLKSKWSPFDTIGYTEKPDISASKLAEGKVVVMLDGTPFAISAPYFFIENFMATDDYTMNIFMGNIGRALRFAAFLLSTLLPGFYLALVTHHFRLIPSIFLFKMAILRAGVPVPTVIEMLFMLFLFQIIREAAVRLPQPLGSTLSIVGALILGDAAVRSGLASQMTVVVVGITSISSYLIPKVYIAVFTWNIILIFFSASLGLPGFYTGFVLFVAHIANLDSCGYPYLYPMGTRKSFKFKDYTYRGYLSEITNNMLKEDKQ from the coding sequence ATGTCAAAATTAAATTTAGAAACTGTAAGAAAAAGACTTGAAAATATTCATGATGTTAATTATAGAGAATATAAATGTGGTAGTCAGTTTTTTACTCTAGTCTATATAGAAAGCATAACAAATATAGAGCTTATGAGTGAATTTATAATAAAACCACTTTTAACATATGATAAAAATATTTGCAATGTAGAAGAGGTTATTAATGATATTATTTTATTAAGTTCAGCGACTACAATTAACAAATTAAACGATGCAATTACACAAGTTCTTAGTGGAAATATTTTAATATTCTTTTCATCATTTAGCGAAGTAATTACTTGTGAAGTTAAAGGATTCAGTTTTAGAAGTGTTGAAAAGTCTGAAACTGAAACCGTAATCAAAGGGCCTAGAGAAGGTTTTGTAGAAAGTTTGCAGGTAAATATATCTTCCATTAGAAGAAGAATAAAAACTCCTGATTTAAAAGTTGAGATATTTTCTCTTGGCAAGGATTCTAAAACAGATGTTGCAATGCTCTATTTAGAGGGTGAGTCTCCTGTAGAGCTTGTATCATATATCAAAGAAAAAATAAAAGAAGTAAGCAAACAAGATTTTGTATTTTATACAAATACCCTTGAAGAAAAACTTAAGTCAAAATGGAGTCCATTTGATACAATTGGATATACTGAAAAACCTGATATTTCAGCTTCAAAACTAGCTGAAGGTAAAGTTGTTGTCATGCTTGATGGCACTCCTTTTGCAATATCAGCACCTTATTTTTTTATAGAAAACTTTATGGCAACTGATGATTACACTATGAATATCTTCATGGGAAATATAGGTAGAGCATTAAGATTTGCTGCATTTCTTTTATCTACATTATTACCAGGGTTTTATTTAGCCCTTGTTACACACCATTTCAGGTTAATTCCATCAATATTTTTATTCAAAATGGCAATATTAAGGGCAGGCGTACCAGTTCCAACTGTTATTGAGATGTTGTTCATGCTATTCCTTTTTCAGATTATTAGAGAAGCTGCAGTCAGACTCCCGCAGCCCCTAGGCTCTACATTAAGTATTGTAGGCGCGTTAATTTTAGGTGATGCTGCTGTACGTTCAGGTCTAGCATCCCAAATGACAGTTGTAGTAGTTGGGATAACATCTATTAGCTCATATTTAATCCCTAAAGTTTATATTGCTGTATTCACCTGGAATATAATTTTAATTTTTTTCTCAGCCAGCTTAGGCCTTCCAGGTTTTTATACTGGCTTCGTTCTGTTTGTAGCACATATTGCAAATTTAGACAGTTGCGGATATCCATATCTGTACCCAATGGGCACAAGGAAAAGCTTTAAGTTTAAAGATTATACTTACAGAGGATATCTATCTGAAATAACAAACAATATGTTAAAGGAAGATAAACAATGA
- a CDS encoding endospore germination permease, which produces MDRFNSGHLIFIILGVSIVSMKTYPKVFLENGLRDSWIAVIISSILIFFFYLFIIKVWKNSEEKSFVRIYKYTLGKKLGNVFIFLFILTLFMTLIECASVEIDSMHQNMLLSTPKWFFLIFLVIPAMFVVSKHIVAISIVAIIGIILIMIAGINLGILTSGYKDIRMLTPIFEDGITWNFIISIIETLGLYGFVSISLPYLSNVEDKRNKITRDSIIALIILVQMEIVSTSGILMTFTPARAISMNYPKLLQTQMVSYFQFLDFGELYVMLQIVGGWLLKYILTFYAILIILRDYKIGKKTERFLVYIISIIVFIASIFVSRNSFKMFELLNVFQYISLFNFVIIPFIVFSILGVKNLKEKVNNSSS; this is translated from the coding sequence ATGGATAGGTTTAATTCTGGGCATTTAATTTTTATTATCTTAGGGGTTAGCATCGTTTCTATGAAAACATATCCCAAGGTTTTTCTAGAAAATGGATTGAGAGATAGTTGGATAGCAGTAATAATTTCTTCCATTTTAATCTTTTTCTTCTATTTATTTATCATAAAAGTATGGAAAAATTCTGAGGAAAAAAGTTTTGTAAGGATTTATAAATATACTCTAGGTAAGAAATTGGGCAATGTATTTATTTTTTTATTTATATTGACATTATTTATGACCCTTATAGAATGTGCTTCAGTTGAAATTGACTCAATGCATCAGAATATGCTTCTAAGCACACCTAAATGGTTTTTTCTGATATTCCTCGTAATACCTGCAATGTTTGTGGTAAGTAAGCATATAGTAGCGATTAGTATAGTAGCCATTATAGGTATAATATTAATCATGATAGCAGGAATCAATTTAGGAATATTGACAAGTGGATATAAAGATATTAGAATGCTTACACCAATTTTTGAGGATGGTATAACGTGGAATTTCATAATTTCTATAATTGAAACTTTAGGATTATATGGATTTGTTTCTATATCATTACCGTACCTATCAAATGTAGAGGATAAAAGAAATAAAATAACAAGAGATAGCATTATTGCGTTAATAATATTGGTACAGATGGAGATCGTGTCTACATCTGGTATATTAATGACCTTTACACCTGCTAGGGCGATTTCTATGAATTATCCTAAGTTATTACAGACCCAGATGGTAAGTTATTTTCAATTTTTAGACTTTGGTGAACTATATGTAATGTTACAAATTGTAGGTGGTTGGCTTTTAAAATACATACTTACATTTTACGCTATTTTAATTATTTTAAGAGATTATAAGATAGGTAAGAAGACAGAAAGGTTTCTTGTATATATTATAAGTATAATTGTTTTTATTGCTTCAATTTTTGTATCTAGAAATTCATTTAAAATGTTTGAATTACTAAACGTATTCCAATATATAAGTCTATTTAATTTTGTAATAATACCCTTTATAGTTTTTTCTATATTAGGAGTTAAAAATTTAAAAGAAAAAGTAAACAATAGCAGCTCTTGA
- a CDS encoding MBL fold metallo-hydrolase, whose product MDKDQLDYMQPIKVADGIYWVGFADDNAGLYCNPYIIIEDDEAVLIDAGSRDEFSTVMLKILRLGVNPKSIKRLIYQHSDPDLCASIPQFEAIIDSNELKIISHKKEIVFINYYSSRTEKLCIEDLSYEYNFKSGRKLKFIRTPYSHAPGSFMTYDLKTKTLFTSDIFGSFDKNWSLYKPLPKECQSCSPQKFCVAKDKECRINEIIRFHQNTMNSAKALRYALDQIEALDVELIAPQHGSLIDREYDKTIIIKHLRALENIGFDYFMQREIK is encoded by the coding sequence ATGGATAAAGACCAGTTAGATTATATGCAGCCAATTAAAGTAGCGGATGGTATATACTGGGTAGGCTTTGCTGATGATAATGCAGGGCTATATTGTAATCCTTATATAATTATTGAGGATGATGAAGCAGTATTAATAGATGCAGGAAGCAGAGATGAATTTAGTACCGTAATGCTTAAAATACTTAGATTAGGTGTTAATCCAAAGAGCATAAAAAGGTTAATATATCAACATTCAGATCCTGATTTATGCGCCAGCATACCTCAGTTTGAAGCCATAATTGATAGTAATGAATTAAAAATAATTTCACATAAAAAGGAGATTGTATTTATAAATTATTATTCATCACGAACCGAAAAGCTTTGCATTGAAGATTTAAGCTATGAATACAATTTTAAAAGTGGCAGAAAGTTAAAATTTATAAGGACACCGTATTCTCATGCACCAGGTAGCTTCATGACCTATGATTTAAAGACAAAGACTCTGTTTACAAGTGATATCTTTGGAAGCTTTGATAAGAATTGGAGTTTATATAAACCTCTACCAAAAGAGTGTCAGAGCTGTAGTCCTCAAAAATTTTGTGTAGCTAAGGATAAAGAATGTAGGATTAATGAGATAATAAGGTTTCATCAAAACACTATGAATTCTGCAAAGGCATTAAGGTATGCTTTAGATCAAATAGAAGCCTTAGATGTAGAACTGATAGCACCGCAACACGGTAGTCTAATAGATAGAGAATATGATAAAACAATAATTATTAAGCATTTAAGAGCATTAGAGAATATTGGGTTTGATTATTTTATGCAGAGGGAAATTAAATGA